Within the Staphylococcus warneri genome, the region AGCATTATTTTTCATGGCTTTTTCTTCTTCTGTTAAATCATTATCGTTTAAATGATGAATGTCTTCTAAAGTGACCTGTTCAGCATCTAAATCATAATTTAATAGGTAATCCCAATCTTCATTCTTCAACAAGTCTAATTGAGCTTCAACTAACATACGGAAACGTGATCTAAATACTTTAGATTGGCGTTTCATATCTTCAGTTTGGAAAGCTAAGCGACGTGCTTTTTCGATAGCATCATTAACAATTTGGTCTGCTTGAGCTTGTGCTTTAGCAATTGTTGCCTCTGCATCTTTATTCGCAGCTAATTTCGTTTCTTCGCCAGCTTTTTGAGCTTGCACTAAAGCATCGCTCACTGATTGGTGAACATCTTGATAAGACTTAATATTAGTATCTCTTTCTTCGATGACTTTTTCAAGTTGTTTTTTATCTTCTTTTAAACGTTCTATTTCAGTACTTAACTGGTCTAAATAGTTTGCAACTTCAGTAGGTTCTAAACCATTTTTC harbors:
- a CDS encoding DivIVA domain-containing protein, with amino-acid sequence MPFTPSEIKSKEFTRVKNGLEPTEVANYLDQLSTEIERLKEDKKQLEKVIEERDTNIKSYQDVHQSVSDALVQAQKAGEETKLAANKDAEATIAKAQAQADQIVNDAIEKARRLAFQTEDMKRQSKVFRSRFRMLVEAQLDLLKNEDWDYLLNYDLDAEQVTLEDIHHLNDNDLTEEEKAMKNNAQSQSQSTQTSETKSTSQSDSTSTSQSESTNLK